A segment of the Bacillus sp. es.034 genome:
GTCCTCTGTTAACTTACAAGACTTTTTATAGAATACGTGGCGCATTTTTTTGCATTTCTTCCGATCGTAGTCATGCCAGCTGGATTGAACTCTTCTCCTTACGTTATCAAGAGCCCAATAAATATACCGAACAAAGTGAAACCTATCCGCCACAATAATAGGCTTCCCAAGTGCTTGCGTGACAGCGGCTTTAAAAGATTGACTCATATCCATGACGACGACTTCTACCTGAGCGCCATACTTTCTAAGATAGTGCTTAATCGTGTTTTTGTACCGATTCGGAAGGATGTCGATGGGTTCTTTGGTGATGCCATTTGCGATGATGAGCTGGTACTTACCCTCTTTGGTATCGCCTTTGTATTCATCAATGGCAATGACCTTAGGCAATTCCTTCGCTTCCTCGTTAACCGTTTCCTTTGCCAATTGATCAAAGCGCCTGACGACCGTTGAAGAGGATGTTCCATACACCTCTGCCGTTTCCTTGAAGGTTTTGCCTTTAATACTACGAATTTTAACCGCTTGGTTCAGTTCGAGAGATAACCGTTGGTATCGTTTCACAAAGGGATTCTTTTCCGCAAACTTCTTCCCGCAAGGGCAAGCGTACCTTCTTCGTTTGTAAAAGATGAGTGTGTGTCTTTCAAACAGTTTTAAATGCTTAATTTTTTGTGTCCGATAGTCGTGAATCTTATGGGTGGAAGTAGTACAAACCGGACATCTGTGAGCTGTAACTGGCATTTCTACATAAATACAAAGTCTCGCTTCCACTTCTTCCATTTTCGTAACCAATGTATCTTCAAAACCCGGTAAAATTATGTTAGAATTCATTATGCACGTATCTCCAATCTATACTTGTTTCTCGACAACTCAAGTATAAAAGACTGGATGATTACGTGCATTTTTTATGTTCAAATTGTGTAAGAACCCCAACAAATATTATAGAACCCAAAAAAGCCGAATCCCGTTACTTGCGGGATTCGGCTTTTTTCATTAGAACAATTTCGTTGTCCAGTCTTCACAGTTCCATACTTCCGTCGCTACATCCTGGTAGAAGTCAGGTTCGTGGCTGATTAAGAGCACGGTGCCTTTGTATTCCTTCAATGCCCGTTTCAACTCTTCCTTAGCCTCTACGTCCAAGTGATTGGTCGGTTCATCGAACACAAGGACGTTCGATTCTTTGTTCATTAATTTGCATAGGCGCACCTTGGCTTTTTCCCCACCGCTCAGCACCTCTACCTTGCTTTCGATATGCTTCGTCGTCAATCCGCATTTGGCAAGGGCTGCACGCACTTCTGCCTGATTCATGGAAGGAAACTCATTCCACACCTCTTCGATGCACGTGTTATTATTCTTTGATTTGATTTCCTGCTCGAAATAACCGATATGAAGATAGTCCCCGAGTTCCACTGAACCGGAGATCGGTTTGATTTCCCCGAGGATGCTCCGTAATAGAGTCGTCTTCCCGATTCCGTTGGCTCCTGATAGAGCAATCTTCTGACCACGCTCCATCTTGAGGTTGAGAGGCCTTGATAACGGTTCATCATACCCGATCACAAGATCCTTCGTTTCAAAGATGACCCGGCCGGCGGTCCTCGCTAGTTTAAAGTTGAATTCCGGCTTCGGCTTTTCTGCAGACAGCTCGATCATATCCATCTTATCAAGCTTCTTCTGACGGGACATGGCCATGTTACGGGTGGATACGCGGGCCTTATTACGGGCCACGAAATCCTTCAACTCCGAGATTTCCTGCTGCTGCCTCTTGAACGCTGACTCTAACTGCTGCTTCTTCATTTCGTGAACACGCTTGAATTCGTGATAGTCTCCCGCATAGCGATTCAACTCTTGATTTTCCATATGGTAGATCAGATTGATGACACTATTTAAGAACGGGATATCATGAGAGATCAGGATAAAGGCATTTTCATATTCCTGAAGATAGCGTCTCAACCAGTTGATATGCTGCTCATCAAGATAGTTGGTAGGCTCATCGAGTAACAGGATGTCCGGCTTTTCAAGTAAAAGCTTTGCCAGCAATACCTTCGTCCGCTGTCCCCCGCTTAAATCGTGGACATCCTTATCCAATCCGATATCATCCAATCCAAGTCCACGGCCGATTTCTTCCACCTTGGCATCAATGATGTAGAAATCATTATTTGTCAGGGCATCCTGAAGGGTCCCGGTTTCCTCGAGCAATCCTTCCAGTTCTTCAGGAGTGGCGTCCCCCATCTTGGCAAACAGCTCATTCATTTCTGTTTCCATATCAAAGAGGTATTGAAAGGCCGTCTTCAACACGTCCCGGATCGTCATCCCCTGCTTCAGCTTCGCATGCTGATCCAGATACCCGATGCGGATCCTCTTCGCCCATTCGACTTTTCCTTCATCCGGCTCAAGCTTTCCTGTAATGATATTCATAAATGTAGACTTTCCTTCCCCGTTGGCACCGATCAAGCCGATATGCTCACCCTTCAACAACCGGAAAGAGACGTCATTAAAAATCGCACGGTCGCCGAAACCGTGAGTTAAATTTTTGACTGTTAATAAACTCATGTCGTAAACACCTTTTCTTTCTATACTAAAATTCGCTCTCTCTATTATAAGGGTCCTTTTGCTTAGAAGATAGGGGGAAATGAGCTGGTGTTTTTTTACTTCCCTTTACCCGATTGCCCCCGCAACGTCATAATCCGCGGGATCGAGATCAGTCGATTCACCCATCACCAATTTGGCAAGCTCCGATCCAAGGTATGGACCAACCGTCAAACCCGATGCCCCAAGACCATTTGCCACCCAGACATCATCAAGCCCCGGCATCGCTCCGAAAACCGGAAGGAATCCAGGAGTGAACGGTCGGAACCCCACTCTTGTCTCTACTACTGTTCCATCGCTGATTCCCGGTGCAACGTCCATTGCTTTATGAAGAATTTCATGCAGCCCTCCAGCGGTTACCCGTTG
Coding sequences within it:
- a CDS encoding ABC-F family ATP-binding cassette domain-containing protein, translated to MSLLTVKNLTHGFGDRAIFNDVSFRLLKGEHIGLIGANGEGKSTFMNIITGKLEPDEGKVEWAKRIRIGYLDQHAKLKQGMTIRDVLKTAFQYLFDMETEMNELFAKMGDATPEELEGLLEETGTLQDALTNNDFYIIDAKVEEIGRGLGLDDIGLDKDVHDLSGGQRTKVLLAKLLLEKPDILLLDEPTNYLDEQHINWLRRYLQEYENAFILISHDIPFLNSVINLIYHMENQELNRYAGDYHEFKRVHEMKKQQLESAFKRQQQEISELKDFVARNKARVSTRNMAMSRQKKLDKMDMIELSAEKPKPEFNFKLARTAGRVIFETKDLVIGYDEPLSRPLNLKMERGQKIALSGANGIGKTTLLRSILGEIKPISGSVELGDYLHIGYFEQEIKSKNNNTCIEEVWNEFPSMNQAEVRAALAKCGLTTKHIESKVEVLSGGEKAKVRLCKLMNKESNVLVFDEPTNHLDVEAKEELKRALKEYKGTVLLISHEPDFYQDVATEVWNCEDWTTKLF
- a CDS encoding ISL3 family transposase produces the protein MNSNIILPGFEDTLVTKMEEVEARLCIYVEMPVTAHRCPVCTTSTHKIHDYRTQKIKHLKLFERHTLIFYKRRRYACPCGKKFAEKNPFVKRYQRLSLELNQAVKIRSIKGKTFKETAEVYGTSSSTVVRRFDQLAKETVNEEAKELPKVIAIDEYKGDTKEGKYQLIIANGITKEPIDILPNRYKNTIKHYLRKYGAQVEVVVMDMSQSFKAAVTQALGKPIIVADRFHFVRYIYWALDNVRRRVQSSWHDYDRKKCKKMRHVFYKKSCKLTEDNRWYLQRYLDMSPELKQAYELKELFCHWFDEAKQNGEENIQQTKHDLYSFYKAIDEAGIPEFQKAAQTLKNWQIEILNSFMYNYSNGFLEGINNLTKVMKRNAFGFRSFTRFRAKILLTHKYKRLGSHIG